Proteins found in one Labrus bergylta chromosome 8, fLabBer1.1, whole genome shotgun sequence genomic segment:
- the LOC110006242 gene encoding fucolectin-1-like, whose protein sequence is MKRSSVLLLHLLLGSCSTYAYENVALRGKATQSTRHLHPWSSADNAIDGNRDTNSGSGSCTHTLVEANPWWRVDLLESYIVTSLVITNRGDCCAERLNGAEIHIGHSLEDNGVGNPLVGVISHVPAGRSLKVTFTKLVVGRYVTVTLTGPEKILSLCEVEVYGYHAPTGENLALQGQATQSTLHATGFANLAIDGNRASDWAEGSCSHTTKTMNPWWRLDLGKTHRVFSVNITNYKTHPELINGAEIRIGDSLDNDGNNNTRCAVITSIAGGFTENFNCNGMDGRYVNVVIPGRVEYLAVCEFEVYGSRLD, encoded by the exons ATGAAACGCAGCTCCGTTCTGCTTCTGCACCTTCTTCTGGGGTCATGCTCGACCTACGCCTACG aaaACGTGGCCTTGCGGGGAAAAGCGACCCAGTCAACACGCCACCTGCACCCTTGGTCATCTGCGGACAATGCCATCGATGGAAACCGTGATACTAACTCCGGCTCTGGATCGTGCACTCACACTTTAGTAGAGGCCAACCCATGGTGGAGGGTAGACCTACTGGAGTCGTACATCGTCACCTCCCTCGTCATCACCAACAGAGGAGACTGCTGTGCAGAAAGGCTCAACGGGGCTGAGATTCACATCGGTCACTCTTTAGAAGACAATGGAGTTGGAAATCCACT GGTTGGAGTCATCTCTCATGTCCCAGCAGGCAGGTCTTTAAAAGTCACCTTCACCAAACTTGTGGTGGGACGTTACGTGACTGTGACTCTGACTGGTCCAGAAAAGATCCTTTCACTCTGCGAAGTGGAAGTGTATGGGTACCATGCACCAACTG GAGAGAATCTGGCACTCCAGGGACAAGCTACACAGTCGACACTGCATGCAACAGGTTTTGCAAATCTTGCCATAGACGGGAATCGTGCCAGCGACTGGGCCGAGGGATCTTGTAGTCACACCACCAAAACTATGAACCCCTGGTGGCGACTGGATCTGggcaaaacacacagagtgttttCTGTTAACATCACCAACTACAAAACTCATCCTGAACTAATTAACGGAGCTGAGATCCGCATCGGAGATTCCCTTGACAATGACGGCAACAACAATACCAG GTGTGCTGTGATTACCAGCATTGCTGGAGGTTTCACTGAAAACTTCAACTGTAACGGGATGGACGGCCGCTACGTCAACGTGGTCATTCCTGGAAGGGTGGAGTACCTGGCTGTGTGTGAGTTTGAGGTCTATGGATCCAGACTGGATTAG
- the LOC109999143 gene encoding fucolectin-1-like, producing the protein MKYVLLFILLTLLGTCSARNHENVALRGKATQSHRYPHNFGDASSAIDGNRESNFDAGSCTHTVEMGNPWWRVDLLDSYIVTSVVITNRGDCCPERLNGAEVHIGNHLQDNGAANPLAGTISHIPAGSSHTLTPSSGTSGRYVTIVLPGAKRYLTLCEVEVYGYHAPTGENLALKGKASQSSLYTEGNAYFAIDGNNDNDRAHGSCSHTDTNFAPWWRLDLLKTHKVDSVKITNRKDLEFYQRLNGAELRIGDSLENNGNNNPRCAVVDNIPAGATVEFQCNGMDGRYVNVFIPGKEEYLTLCEVEVYGSVLD; encoded by the exons ATGAAGTAcgttttgttatttattttgctgACCCTCTTGGGAACGTGCTCGGCCAGAAATCATG AAAATGTGGCCTTGCGTGGCAAAGCAACTCAGTCGCATCGCTATCCGCATAACTTTGGGGATGCCTCCAGTGCAATCGATGGAAACCGTGAATCAAACTTCGACGCTGGTTCATGCACTCACACTGTAGAAATGGGAAACCCCTGGTGGAGAGTGGACCTGTTGGACAGCTACATCGTCACCTCCGTCGTCATCACCAACAGAGGAGACTGCTGTCCAGAGAGGCTCAATGGGGCTGAGGTTCACATAGGCAACCACTTACAAGACAATGGTGCTGCAAACCCACT ggcTGGAACCATATCTCACATCCCTGCAGGCAGCTCGCACACCCTGACTCCAAGCTCTGGTACCAGTGGACGTTATGTGACAATCGTTCTACCCGGTGCTAAAAGGTATCTTACGCTGTGTGAAGTGGAAGTTTACGGGTACCATGCCCCGACAG gagAGAACCTGGCGCTCAAAGGAAAAGCCTCACAGTCATCATTGTATACAGAAGGCAATGCATACTTTGCTATTGATGGGAATAACGACAACGATCGGGCCCACGGGTCCTGCTCTCACACCGACACTAACTTCGCACCCTGGTGGCGACTTGATTTGCTTAAAACCCATAAAGTGGATTCTGTTAAGATAACCAACCGCAAAGATCTTGAGTTCTATCAACGACTGAATGGAGCCGAGCTGCGCATTGGAGACTCACTTGAAAACAATGGCAACAACAACCCAAG ATGCGCCGTGGTAGATAACATCCCCGCCGGAGCGACTGTTGAATTTCAATGTAATGGGATGGATGGCCGCTATGTGAACGTATTCATCCCTGGAAAGGAGGAGTACCTGACCCTGTGCGAGGTGGAGGTTTATGGCTCCGTCCTGGATTAG
- the LOC109999140 gene encoding fucolectin-1: MKRSSVLLLHLLLGSCSTYAYENVALRGKATQSTRLSHAWSSADNAIDGNRDTNFGSGSCTHTLAEANPWWRVDLLESYIVTSLVITNRGDCCAERLNGAEIHIGHSLEDNGVGNPLVGVISHVPAGRSLKVTFTKLVVGRYVTVTLTGPEKILSLCEVEVYGYHAPTGENLALQGQATQSTLHATGFANLAIDGNRASNWAEGSCSHTTKTMNPWWRLDLGKTHRVFSVNITNYNTHPELINGAEIRIGDSLDNDGNNNPRCAVITSIAGGFTENFNCNGMDGRYVNVVIPGRVEYLAVCEFEVYGSRLD; encoded by the exons ATGAAACGCAGCTCCGTTCTGCTTCTGCACCTTCTTCTGGGGTCATGCTCGACCTACGCCTATG aaaACGTGGCCTTGCGGGGAAAAGCGACCCAGTCAACACGCCTCTCGCACGCTTGGTCATCTGCGGACAATGCCATCGATGGAAACCGTGATACTAACTTCGGCTCTGGATCGTGCACTCACACTTTAGCAGAGGCCAACCCATGGTGGAGGGTAGACCTACTGGAGTCGTACATCGTCACCTCCCTCGTCATCACCAACAGAGGAGACTGCTGTGCAGAAAGGCTCAACGGGGCTGAGATTCACATCGGTCACTCTTTAGAAGACAATGGAGTTGGAAATCCACT GGTTGGAGTCATCTCTCATGTCCCAGCAGGCAGGTCTTTAAAAGTCACCTTCACCAAACTTGTGGTGGGACGTTACGTGACTGTGACTCTGACTGGTCCAGAAAAGATCCTTTCACTCTGCGAAGTGGAAGTGTATGGGTACCATGCACCAACTG GAGAGAATCTGGCACTCCAGGGACAAGCTACACAGTCGACACTGCATGCAACAGGTTTTGCAAATCTTGCCATAGACGGGAATCGTGCCAGCAACTGGGCCGAGGGATCTTGTAGTCACACCACCAAAACTATGAACCCCTGGTGGCGACTGGATCTGggcaaaacacacagagtgttttCTGTTAACATCACCAACTACAATACTCATCCTGAACTAATTAACGGAGCTGAGATCCGCATCGGAGATTCCCTTGACAATGACGGCAACAACAACCCCAG GTGTGCTGTGATTACCAGCATTGCTGGAGGTTTCACTGAAAACTTCAACTGTAACGGGATGGACGGCCGCTACGTCAACGTGGTCATTCCTGGAAGGGTGGAGTACCTGGCTGTGTGTGAGTTTGAGGTCTATGGATCCAGACTGGATTAG